In uncultured Desulfobacter sp., one DNA window encodes the following:
- a CDS encoding SH3 domain-containing protein yields MNDFSNLETIEKNNEWSKVIIKGWIRSPLMPEDQTLKPKGFVPGIISLDEIQRHPESQNAPVVLWDVVFVKINKARMNTFAPDGTEYMWCWGPGGQTNNLTVLFNKKEDREIFRKIKKFEKSTLYLRLKSPNSGFSKGPVFEYVGRLKSKPAFPMEPLHSSDIENPMPLSTVEKKPLPDREGVFPMPMIVTAQSTLVRTGPGKDYRYLVGKKKGDIVVVTQQKGEWNKIQLSETTTGFIHSRLLKPFAPPSPVE; encoded by the coding sequence TTGAATGATTTTTCAAACCTTGAAACCATAGAGAAAAACAACGAATGGTCAAAGGTGATAATCAAAGGATGGATCAGATCTCCTTTAATGCCCGAAGACCAAACCCTCAAGCCGAAAGGCTTTGTACCGGGCATTATATCCCTGGATGAAATTCAACGACATCCGGAAAGTCAAAATGCGCCGGTGGTGCTATGGGATGTTGTTTTTGTCAAAATAAACAAAGCCAGAATGAATACGTTTGCACCGGATGGAACCGAATACATGTGGTGCTGGGGACCGGGCGGACAGACCAACAATTTGACCGTGTTATTTAATAAAAAAGAAGACCGGGAAATTTTCCGGAAAATAAAAAAATTTGAAAAATCGACATTATATCTAAGATTAAAATCTCCAAACAGTGGATTCAGCAAGGGCCCGGTTTTTGAATATGTTGGCCGCCTCAAATCAAAACCGGCATTCCCAATGGAGCCCCTCCATTCATCTGACATTGAAAACCCAATGCCTTTATCAACTGTTGAAAAAAAACCCTTACCGGACAGGGAAGGGGTTTTCCCAATGCCGATGATCGTCACGGCTCAAAGCACTCTGGTAAGAACCGGACCTGGGAAAGACTATCGGTATTTAGTTGGGAAAAAAAAAGGCGATATTGTCGTCGTGACACAACAAAAAGGGGAATGGAACAAAATTCAACTTTCGGAAACCACAACCGGCTTCATCCATTCAAGGCTGTTAAAACCCTTTGCGCCGCCAAGCCCGGTAGAATAG
- a CDS encoding response regulator transcription factor — protein MKKGSVILVEDDEKLLTNLVELLALKGFGVFGASCALDFFQGLAANHYDVAIVDINLPDKSGFEIVHHLRENTRLGIIVMTARDTINDKVKGYESGADYYFVKPLHIMELEASINNLLYRLGKAEAKNSEDEAPGEWEFNAEQLMLSSPIGKTIDLTVKESDFIKILIQEYPNVVSRSVFLKALNYEATGTYGERALYVMITRLRSKIRDETGKNAPIKTLRTIGYCFSAPVKFV, from the coding sequence ATGAAAAAGGGATCTGTTATTCTGGTTGAGGATGATGAAAAGCTTTTAACAAATCTGGTTGAGCTGCTGGCTCTCAAAGGATTTGGGGTGTTTGGCGCTTCCTGTGCCCTTGATTTTTTTCAGGGACTTGCCGCTAATCATTATGATGTTGCAATTGTAGATATCAACCTGCCCGATAAATCCGGCTTTGAAATTGTTCATCATCTTCGCGAAAATACCCGATTGGGCATTATTGTGATGACGGCAAGGGACACAATCAATGATAAGGTCAAGGGATATGAGTCCGGGGCGGATTATTATTTTGTAAAACCCCTTCACATCATGGAGCTTGAGGCCTCAATCAACAATCTGCTGTACCGCCTGGGTAAAGCCGAAGCGAAAAATAGTGAGGATGAAGCCCCTGGGGAATGGGAATTCAATGCTGAACAGTTGATGCTTTCAAGCCCCATTGGCAAAACAATTGATTTAACGGTGAAAGAATCTGATTTTATTAAAATTTTAATTCAAGAATACCCGAACGTAGTATCCCGGAGCGTCTTTTTAAAGGCGCTTAACTATGAGGCAACCGGCACCTATGGAGAGCGCGCCCTTTATGTGATGATTACCCGCCTGCGCAGCAAGATCCGTGATGAAACAGGCAAAAATGCCCCCATCAAAACACTTAGAACCATCGGGTATTGTTTTTCTGCGCCTGTAAAATTTGTCTGA